The Papaver somniferum cultivar HN1 chromosome 3, ASM357369v1, whole genome shotgun sequence genome includes a region encoding these proteins:
- the LOC113360491 gene encoding uncharacterized protein LOC113360491, translating to MDSHLFKFWWGETLDTKDRKLHLLGWDILCSPKAEGGLGFRKAELNNLAMLARNAWRILENPNCMLATAKYFPRTDFLNASVLLNDSVSRLPDEAQCLFVTIMWSLWTSRNNLIFQNLKENHVAVLARARDMLLTRKPCLIVSPNTSVSLCDKWMPPSFGWIKCNTDGAYDDITGANGAGYMMRDFSSKASFCASLVFEVKSSEEAEARAIWAVLKKTLEQMLTHIIVESDAKSLIDHFSASLFDGDSRTGAILKDIQFFSSKLVACVFNFQPRVCNYVAHELVQWTKTNNTSMYWFVPPVWLLPTVEGIISLFDDLKKKKKVSASRWSGALTSTTGGFLNYSSVP from the exons atggaTTCCCACCTCTTCAAATTCTGGTGGGGAGAGACTTTAGATACTAAAGATAGGAAACTGCATCTATTGGGATGGGACATCTTGTGCTCCCCCAAGGCTGAAGGTGGTCTGGGATTTAGAAAGGCTGAATTAAATAACTTGGCTATGTTGGCAAGGAATGCTTGGAGAATCCTAGAAAATCCTAATTGTATGCTAGCTACCGCCAAATACTTTCCTAGAACTGATTTCTTGAATGCAAGTGTACTA CTAAATGATTCTGTGTCTAGACTTCCTGATGAGGCGCAATGTCTCTTTGTTACTATCATGTGGTCTCTCTGGACCAGTAGGAATAATCTCattttccaaaatctgaaagaaaaccaTGTAGCAGTCTTAGCAAGAGCTAGAGATATGCTTCTAACTAGGAAACCCTGCCTTATTGTTTCTCCCAATACCTCTGTCAGTCTAtgtgataaatggatgccccCTTCTTTTGGCTGGATAAAGTGTAACACTGATGGTGCCTATGATGACATTACTGGAGCTAATGGTGCAGGATATATGATGAGGGATTTCTCAAGCAAAGCCTCCTTTTGTGCTTCCCTGGTTTTTGAAGTAAAGTCTtctgaagaagctgaagccagagCTATTTGGGCAGTCCTGAAGAAAACCTTGGAACAGATGTTAACTCATATCATCGTTGAAAGTGATGCGAAGTCTCTTATTGATCATTTTTCAGCTAGCTTGTTTGATGGAGATTCTCGTACGGGTGCTATTCTCAAAGacattcagtttttttcttctaaattagTGGCATGTGTATTTAATTTTCAACCTCGTGTTTGTAATTATGTGGCTCATGAACTAGTTCAGTGGACAAAAACAAACAATACCTCTATGTACTGGTTTGTGCCTCCTGTTTGGTTGCTACCAACAGTTGAggggatcattagcctttttgatgaccttaaaaaaaaaaagaaagtgagTGCCTCTAGGTGGAGTGGTGCCTTAACCTCAACAACGGGTGGTTTCCTAAATTATAGTTCGGTGCCCTAA